GCTTGGGCTCATCTCGTGAGTCATTTCGAATTGGGCACGTACTGACCAACCGCAAGCCTCGTTGGTGCATTGCAGGTAGGCCACGCGCAGGAAAATGTGGGTGCCTTCGCTGGTGCGTATGCGCATGCGGCCTTGGCAGTGAGGGCAGACCAGTTTGTAAGTACTCATGACCGGTCCTTTAGAACGTTTCTGCCGCTTCATGAGCGATGTTCAGCGGAGTGATTGCATCACCGATGGCAATCCTGATGTCAGTGCCTGAGAGTGAATCGTTGGTGGTTGCTGCAATTTCTTTTAATGTGTCCAGTCGCTGCTGGGCGATGACCAGTAGATCC
This genomic stretch from Pseudomonas wuhanensis harbors:
- a CDS encoding ogr/Delta-like zinc finger family protein yields the protein MSTYKLVCPHCQGRMRIRTSEGTHIFLRVAYLQCTNEACGWSVRAQFEMTHEMSPSGMANPSVRLPVADIALRRAAMKTANDQPDLLDQMEMECAQ